The nucleotide window CAGCCACCGCCTCCGCCACCCTGCTGACCGCCGCCGGCCGGGCCATTGGTCGCCCACGGGTCGTCGGCGGGAGCGCCGCCGCCCTGCTGGCCGCCGCCGGGGCCGCCGCCCCAACCGCTGCCACCCTGGCCACCGCCCTGCTGACCGCCGCCGAAGCCGCCGCCGCCCTGGCCACCGCGACCGCTGGTCTTGGTGATCTTGGCCGTGGCGTTCTTCAGGCTCGCGCCCACTTCCTCGACGTCGAGCTCGTAGACCGTGCGCTTCACGCCCTCGCGGTCCTCGTACGACCGCTGCTTGAGACGGCCCTGGACGACCACGCGGGTACCCCGCGTCAGGGACTCGGCGACGTTCTCGGCCGCCTGACGCCACACCGAGCAGGTGAGGAACAGGCTCTCGCCGTCCTTCCACTCATTGGTCTGACGGTCGAAAGTGCGGGGAGTGGACGCGACGCGGAACTTCGCGACCGCCGCACCGGACGGGGTGAAGCGCAGCTCGGGGTCGTCGACAAGATTGCCGACGACCGTGATGACGGTCTCGCCTGCCATTAGGGGAACCTCTCGGCGGGTGTGCTGCTGGCTGCTGGTGTTGCTGCTACTCGGACCCGGTTACCGCTGGCGCTGTCGCGCTCAGTGGGTCTCGGGACGGAGAACCTTGGTCCGGAGGACCGACTCGTTCAGGTTCATCTGACGGTCGAGCTCCTTGACGACCGCAGGCTCGGCCTGCAGGTCGATGACCGAGTAGATGCCCTCGGGCTTCTTCTTGATCTCGTACGAGAGACGACGACGGCCCCAGGTGTCGACCTTCTCGACCTTTCCGTTGCCCTCACGGACGACGGAGAGGAAGTTCTCGATCAGCGGGGAGACAGCGCGCTCCTCGAGATCGGGGTCGAGGATGACCATCACCTCGTAGTGACGCATGTGGAACCCACCTCCTTTGGACTCAGCGGCCACGGTCGTTCCGTGGCAGGAGGGTCAAATGCGTTTCCGCGCCGTGTCCGGCCGGTCATCCGGACAGACATAGGCGCAGACCGTACAGAGTACCTGCCTCGAGCCTTCCGGTTGAAATCCGGCCGGTACACCCCCCAATCTGGAACACAACGGGTGTGAGCGGCGTTACAGTGCGCCGCCCTGTCATCGGAGGTGCCGCATGGCACAGGCAAGGACCCAGCGCAATCTGCTCTCGATTCTCAACAGCGACGGCAAGGACCATCCCGTCGAGAACACGCTCGCGATCGTGACCGTGGTGTTCGGCGCGATCGCCGT belongs to Streptomyces sp. NBC_01454 and includes:
- a CDS encoding single-stranded DNA-binding protein, with translation MAGETVITVVGNLVDDPELRFTPSGAAVAKFRVASTPRTFDRQTNEWKDGESLFLTCSVWRQAAENVAESLTRGTRVVVQGRLKQRSYEDREGVKRTVYELDVEEVGASLKNATAKITKTSGRGGQGGGGFGGGQQGGGQGGSGWGGGPGGGQQGGGAPADDPWATNGPAGGGQQGGGGGGWGGSSGSGSGGGYSDEPPF
- the rpsF gene encoding 30S ribosomal protein S6, which produces MRHYEVMVILDPDLEERAVSPLIENFLSVVREGNGKVEKVDTWGRRRLSYEIKKKPEGIYSVIDLQAEPAVVKELDRQMNLNESVLRTKVLRPETH